In Trichoderma asperellum chromosome 1, complete sequence, a single window of DNA contains:
- the SPC24 gene encoding kinetochore-associated Ndc80 complex subunit spc24 (BUSCO:EOG092D4PH2), with protein MLLAEDPATLIHHTINNFNIQPDKLAVGRIAESLSTLQQARELHVRDSDSTLKKLARQLNTINAQHDELLSSHSSADHASTISRLDTHKFRVAKAASDAEMEAERLAQQAADLAARLQELELQGVEGSEESRRRDPVDDEVLLRLKVYRSLGIEIERDDKDGEWARAVIRNDRKGDVHVVNMDKKFSRYFYANYFWQAI; from the exons ATGCTTCTCGCCGAGGATCCAGCTACC CTCATCCACCACACCATCAACAACTTCAACATCCAGCCCGACAAGCTCGCCGTCGGCCGAATCGCCGAGTCGCTCTCGACGCTGCAGCAGGCCCGCGAGCTGCACGTCCGCGACTCCGACTCGAcgctcaagaagctcgccCGCCAGCTCAACACCATCAACGCGCAGCACGACGAGCTCTTGTCGTCGCACTCGTCGGCGGACCACGCCTCGACCATCTCGCGCCTCGACACGCACAAGTTCCGCGTCGCCAAGGCCGCCTCCGACGCCGAGATGGAGGCCGAGCGCCTGGCGCAGCAGGCTGCCGATCTGGCGGCGCGGctgcaggagctggagctgcaggGCGTAGAGGGGTCGGAGGAGAGCCGGAGACGAGATCCCGTGGATGACgaggtgctgctgcggctgaaggTGTATCGCAGCCTGGGGATCGAGATTGAGAGGGACGACAAGGATGGAGAGTGGGCGCGGGCGGTGATTAGGAATGATAGGAAGGGAGATGTGCATGTGGTGAATATGGATAAGAAGTTTTCGCGGTACTTTTACGCGAATTACTTTTGGCAGGCTATCTGA
- a CDS encoding uncharacterized protein (EggNog:ENOG41~TransMembrane:2 (i21-45o51-72i)), with translation MTHHLAPIQFRIRIQSLSQMALLNPLYACVVPFLLIATIPLAIFAGITTTFAFSILIFRVFVVYLDIALSLVSQSLAHLTESSGFITSNSSKNHARPPRASSSSSSINSRANSVSPSASSTLLKRHRRRRPSTSVYSAGTTTPGSDIGLGLIPSVGVERDFEGVGGWRLGDDDDDDAAWTTINSRSELHDRSHDRNHRRTLSGGPTSTSAESGFLMMKDRTRSPEKMLLTTPSPNSSRVRAPSAAPRLGSGANQSDGYFSLMTYSKAVKRNLA, from the coding sequence ATGACCCATCACCTTGCGCCCATCCAATTCAGAATTCGTattcaatctctctctcaaatGGCGCTCCTCAATCCCCTCTACGCCTGCGTCGTGCCcttcctcctcatcgccaccatccctctcgccatcttcgccggcatcaccaccaccttcgccttctccatcctcatcttccgcGTCTTTGTCGTCTACCTCGACATCGCCCTCTCCCTGGTGTCGCAGTCTCTCGCCCACCTCACCGAGAGCAGCGGCTTCatcaccagcaacagcagcaagaacCATGCCCGGCCCCCACgggcctcgtcgtcgtcgtcgtccatcAACAGCCGCGCCAACAGCGTCAGCCCGTCAGCCTCGTCCACGCTCCTCAAGCGGCATCGCCGCCGCAGGCCCAGCACGTCCGTCTACTCGGCCGGCACCACCACGCCGGGCAGCGACattggcctcggcctcatCCCCAGCGTTGGCGTCGAGAGAGACTTTGAGGGCGTTGGCGGGTGGCGCCtcggcgatgacgatgacgacgacgccgcctGGACCACCATCAATTCTCGCTCCGAGCTGCACGACCGGTCGCACGACAGGAATCACCGGCGCACCTTGTCCGGCGGCCCGACCAGCACTTCGGCCGAGAGCGGCTTTCTCATGATGAAGGACCGCACTCGGAGCCCCGAGAAGATGCTCCTGACGACGCCATCTCCAAACAGCTCCAGGGTCCGAGCGCCGTCGGCAGCTCCGCGTCTTGGGTCGGGCGCGAACCAGAGCGATGGATATTTTTCTCTAATGACATACTCCAAAGCTGTTAAAAGGAATCTCGCTTAA